The following proteins come from a genomic window of Salvia hispanica cultivar TCC Black 2014 chromosome 4, UniMelb_Shisp_WGS_1.0, whole genome shotgun sequence:
- the LOC125220643 gene encoding guanosine nucleotide diphosphate dissociation inhibitor 2-like yields the protein MDEEYDVIVLGTGLKECILSGLLSVDGLKVLHMDRNDYYGGESTSLNLIQLWKRFRGSDKPPAHLGSSRDYNVDMIPKYIMANGTLVRALIHTDVTKYLSFKAVDGSFVYNKGKIHKVPATDMEALKSPLMGIFEKRRARKFFIYVQDYKENDPKTHEGMDLTRVTTKELIAKYGLDDNTVDFIGHALALHRDDNYLNEPALDTVKRMKLYAESLARFAGGSPYIYPLYGLGELPQAFARLSAVYGGTYMLNKPECKVEFDEEGKVCGVTSEGETAKCKKVVCDPSYLPNKVRKVGKVARAIAIMSHPIPNTDDSNSSQVILPQKQLGRKSDMYLFCCSYSHNVAPKGKYIAFVSTEAETDNPQSELKPGTDLLGPVDEIFFETYDRFEPVNEPSLDNCFISTSYDPTTHFESTVDDVLNMYTMITGKVLDLNVDLSAASAFFFFFKS from the exons ATGGATGAAGAGTACGATGTGATAGTGCTTGGAACCGGTCTCAAGGAATGCATCCTCAGCGGTCTTCTCTCCGTCGATGGCCTTAAG GTTCTGCACATGGACCGCAATGACTACTATGGTGGGGAGTCAACTTCACTTAATCTCATTCAG CTTTGGAAGAGGTTTAGGGGAAGTGACAAGCCTCCAGCTCACTTGGGTTCTAGCAGAGATTATAATGTTGATATGATCCCTAAG TATATTATGGCAAACGGTACTCTTGTTCGCGCCCTTATCCACACCGACGTAACTAAGTATTTGTCCTTCAAAGCTGTTGATGGAAGCTTTGTGTACAACAAAGGAAAG ATTCATAAGGTGCCTGCAACTGATATGGAGGCCCTGAAATCTCCTCTCATGGGCATCTTTGAAAAGAGGCGTGCAAggaaatttttcatttatgtcCAAGATTACAAAGAAAACGATCCTAAAACACACGAAGGCATGGACTTGACAAGAGTTACCACTAAAGAACTCATTGC AAAGTATGGCCTTGATGACAACACCGTTGATTTCATTGGTCATGCACTAGCGCTCCATAGAGATGACAATTACTTAAATGAACCGGCATTGGACACTGTAAAAAGAATGAAG CTTTATGCAGAGTCTCTTGCACGTTTTGCTGGAGGGTCACCATACATCTATCCTCTGTACGGCCTTGGAGAGCTTCCCCAG GCATTTGCTCGTCTAAGTGCTGTATATGGTGGAACCTACATGTTGAACAAGCCCGAGTGCAAG GTTGAGTTTGATGAGGAAGGCAAGGTGTGTGGTGTTACATCCGAAGGGGAAACAGCTAAGTGCAAAAAAGTTGTATGTGATCCCTCCTACCTACCAAACAAG GTTAGGAAGGTTGGCAAAGTTGCTAGAGCTATTGCTATCATGAGCCACCCTATTCCAAACACCGATGATTCCAATTCATCACAAGTTATTCTACCCCAGAAGCAGTTGGGTCGCAAATCAGACAT GTATCTTTTCTGCTGCTCCTATTCTCACAATGTTGCCCCAAAAGGGAAGTACATTGCTTTTGTCTCGACTGAAGCAGAAACTGATAACCCCCAGAGTGAACTCAAACCTGGTACTGATCTTCTAGGACCTGTGGATGAGATATTCTTTGAGACTTATGACCGATTTGAACCAGTCAACGAGCCTTCTCTAGACAATTGCTTCATATCAACA AGTTATGATCCTACCACTCATTTTGAGTCTACCGTCGATGATGTGCTGAATATGTATACCATGATTACAGGAAAG gttCTGGATCTTAATGTTGACTTAAGTGCTGCaagtgcttttttttttttttttaaatcttag